A window of Hordeum vulgare subsp. vulgare chromosome 5H, MorexV3_pseudomolecules_assembly, whole genome shotgun sequence genomic DNA:
ACTGTTCATATTGCATGATGCAAGCGCACTGAAAGACTGCCATGGTGCACCACCAGAGACTTTACTTAGAAGTTTACAGTTCTCACCTCCTGGGTATCTCTGCTGTTCGTCACTGGTTTGTTTTCGTTATACTCAAGAATAATGTGCTTCAGTAGAGTGTTGGGAATGTCCTTTACAATGTGCCACTTGACGGGGAAGCAGCCAGTCCACTTGTCTTGCTGCCAGTATTCAACTGTCTTGTTAAAATCAACCTGGCCAACCATCTCGGCAAGTCCAATGAACTGACCGCTGGTGTTGAcctgaaaaaaaaagagaggaacgAGGAAAGATGCATCAGATCAGCAACCACTATGAAGACTGTTCAGATAGAAAAAACAGGCTGTTTTAGCAGCACATAACTATTATGCACTTACAGAGAACAACAGAAATATAGGTGAATTGCTTGATTTGTCTTTAGCTGCTTGATAAGCAGCATCAAGCCTTTTATTTCCGCTGGGGGTGCTTGCCCAAACATTGTACTTGATGCTCTTGTGAACATCATCCTCGCTGTATGATTTTATAATGAAGAACTTGGCATCTGAGTAAGTTTCAACAAAGTCAGCCTTATTGTACTGATCCTGCACAACTGTATTTGAGGCATCACCAGTAGGAAGCTCCTGTCCTTTCGCAGGTGCAACAGCAGCTTCTCCAGCACCCTGTTCATTTTTAATGACAGTGCTTCTTGGCCCTCTCTTCAGCTCATTCAAGCCATCTATGTTCTCATTACCGAAACGGTGTGATCCATAGGTATTTCCTCTGGACTTGTACTTTCCATCTGACGGTACATTCCACCCACCATACATACCAGAGCCATAGAGGTGAGATCCATACCAATAGTCAGGTCCATATGCATTTGCATTGTACATGACACTAGAGTACATCGAACTCATGTACCCAGGTGTCTGTGGCCCCATTGCTAAGTTTTGCCCAAGCAAACCCTGGAAGATATGTCTCCATGTTAAGAACAGGCTATTTCAATACATAAAACATATGAGCTTGCAGATATGCAGAATACAAAATTTTCACTTTGACCTGGCAAAATTAATTGTTGTCTGTGCCCCCTCAGATAACCACAATGATATACGCAGCTAATTACAATTACATATATCATAAAGACATATACCATCCAAATCGGTGCTTTCACAAACCGTATCAAACCATGTTGGTAGGATCTAGCAACAAGCAGCAATACTCAAAATTGTTGAAAATATATAGCTACTCATAGTTGCTGAAAATCTGTGATGCATGCATCTGAACAAAGACCAGAAAGCTACACAGAAATAGCTCTCTGGGGAAGAACAGTATGCACACCAGAAATGACAAAGCGGTAATGAATTCTGATTCTTCGACTGTACCTTGGTTTTAGGATTAGAAGCAGTTGATGTAGAATTTCCAACAGAGAGTTTCTGCTGAGTATGACCACCATACGATGGATAAGCAGCTTTGTCACCATGGTTCTGATAACTAGCTGAACGCCCACTTGGTTTCACGGGGTATGTCGTTTTCTTCAGACCTGTTGAGCTATCAGTGCTGTTTGAATTGGCTTTGGAAGCAACCAGTAATCCAGGCTGCTGATAAGCAGCAGGTGCAGCAGAAGCATCCTTCTGAGGTAAAGGATCTGATTTGCCAGCATTGGGCTTGTATGCTGGCTTAGTGGTGCTAGTAGTCTGTGGCTGGTGATACGTGGACGGGTACTGGTAATGCTGAGACCCATACATCTGCTGCCCATCATACCCAGATGAAGCAACACCATACTGAGGATAGCAATACATGTCCCCATAAACACCCTGCAGAAAACCAACAGGCTAAACTAAGTCATCCTAGCACACTTGACATGCAGCAAAAATCTTCAAGATTCTTTACAGTGGCGATTAGTTCTGCAGGGTCGGCCATCCGAGGAAAGCAGATAAAACCTGGTGTCTGCAAGGTATGTAAAGTAGAGGATATAACACTCACAGGGTTAAGTGGCTCTGCTCCGTCAAGGCCCACATACACTGAATAATCACCCCAGCCTGCAATCCCGAAAGGCATTTCCATCAGAATATCACCAAACAATTATGATTTAACTACAAATTGGCACTGCAAAGTGTAATTCAACAGAAACAGACAGCAACAGACTAaatggtgccttggtgcctcacctCCATAGTAGTACTGGTAGGCGTCTGCGCCAGCACCATACATGTTGGCATTCTTGTAATCCTGCTGCCCCATGGCGGGCCACTGCCCCGCCGACGACACCTGGGGGCTTGGAGATGCCACCACGCCGTTCAGCCTGCCATTGGGCGCTGCCGAGACCTGCACCGTGAGACAAATTCAGACTAAGGAACGCCCACTACAGCACCATCACGACGGCCACGCAACGAGATGGTGCAGGCTACAGAGAGCGGCGGGGCATACCTTGTTCTGCGCCTCTTTGCCCTGGCCGGCGACGACGCCCTTGGGATCCAGCGACAGCTTGCGCAGCAAATCCGCGGCGTCTGCACCACCACATGTCAAGGGGAAACCGATGCGGACACGCCCGAAACCCAAACAGGCAAAGATCCCCTGCAAAAAAGCCGCGCGGCCGACCGAAATCCTAAGCGGCAGGAGCGAGCACACCCCCGAAACGCACGGAAACGAAATCCCCTAGGGCCTAGGCTCCGGCCCGGCGAGGGAGCACGCCTACGGACCGCCAATCAGAAAACCTCCACGGGCGAACCCCTCCCGAACCCGACGGAAGCCACCACGGGACCGGAGGAACCGGACCGGGCACCGGGAGATCCGGCCGCGTGCGAAACGCCCCGACAGGGAGACACCCACCCGCAAGACCCAACGGAAATTCGGAGGGGGGACAAAGCGCGACCAAACCAGCGGACGAGCGCGGCGGGTAAAAGGATACGGTCGGCGGCGGGGGCCATGGCGGCGGTCCGGcggggcgcggcgcggcgcgggggGATAAAACCCAGAGAAACCCTCGCGGTGGatggggggtggggtggggttggAGTAGGGGAGGCGCCGCAACGtgggagaaaagaaagaaaagggaaacGAGTGGAGGGAGGGGACGGCGTTAAGTATTTCGCCGTGGGTGTTTGGAGGTTTCAAtgctttccttcctccttcccgcTTGCTTTGGATTTTTGCGCTTTACTTACTGCTGTCCGTCGACGGGAAATGCGTGGGCCTTTTGGGCTTTCCGGTCATGTGTTGTCGATGACGGGAGGACAAATCGCTTCCGTGCACATGTTTCGATCTGCGACTGCCCTAAAACACAATTCGGTTGCTGACTGTGAGTGTGAGGTTATTTTATTCAGAACTTCATGCCTGCTAAAAAAACTACtgctcaaaaaataaaaatacggcTAAAAGTTAGATGAACTCATAAACAAAAAACATGTATCCTCGTAAAAACACAATAGCATgtggttttattttatttatttttgtaaaaaACAAAATTGTTCACTAAAAGCTTCTTGGACACGATGTCTGGTGAATGCTATGCGTGACAGCGAGAGCACGGGTTGTTTCTAGTACCCGGTAATGAAAAAAGGGTTCGCAGCTCTCGGGGATGAGAAAATTAGGCTACGGAATTATACAGCTATCTTCCTTTTATTTTGTAATAAAACGACTTGAAGATGGCATGATTTATCCCGACTTTTACGCTCTGCCATATCCAAAACAACAAGAATTTCAAGGCTTCCGGTTTTCAAAGGCGGGTGGACATTAGCAAAGCAAGGGCTATGGCCTAAATTTCTTAATTCCATTCTAGATGCTTTATTCTAAATATCCAAAATAGTTCGAAACAAAATTATTCTAAAGATTTAAAAAGGGTTGACAAACCAGTGGAACAACAGAGCAGCGAAATGATATTGTCGACAACAGGGGCCACGAAGACGGTCTAACAGCTCGCGAACTATGCTGGCGTAGGGGAATAATACTCAGAGAAATCCTCGTGTTTGAtgggagaggagaggggagacgAGGTGCCGCATTGTGGGAGAAAAGAAAGTGGAACGAGGGAGAGCAACAAGTGATGTAAGGATGGTGTTAAGTATGTCGTCGTGGGGTTTCGGCGATTTTAATGCTTTCCTTCCCGCTTGATTTGGACTACTAGTTGGGGGCACGATTGCGCACCGTCTAAAATCAAGGTGTACACGCTTCTTCATTTTGAAGAGAAAAATGAGAGGAAATAACCTTACCTTCAACTCGTAAAAAAAAACTTTCTTACCTTAGCCAGACAGTATATGACATGTGGTCTTCACATCCATctctaaaagaaagaaagaaagaaaaaactcaaatccatctttaaaaaaaaactttAATAAAAGAAAAAACATGTTCTTACCAGGAGGTGTCACTTGGTATTGCTAGTGTTCGCCCTTCTTTCCTCTTAAAAGCATCTCCAAGAGCTTTTTTATATTGAATTGTTAAAAATTTGTTATATAAAAAAAAGATTTACAAAGTCAACATATTTTTTGCTTCAGTAGCATATGTACATTGAATTGCTATATTTGTAAAAACACATAATAATATATGCAGACAGTTTATCATAGACACATTAAACACTAGCATGTATACACATGTATGTATACTAGCACAATATGCGTTCACGTATACATGCACACACACGCGTACACTTATATACATACACTTACATACATGCAGCACACACGTACACACAACACACACGACACGTACACATGGAACatacacacacgtacacatgcagCATAGACACACACGTGCACATGCAACAAACACACGTACACGTACACACGCGCGCGCACACGCACAGCGCACGTGCGGCACACACACTAGTACACAGATCCACCTGTCATTGAAATAAAGTAAGGATTTAGGAGGCTTGCTAAAAATTTACAAAGTGATATTTGGCTTTGCAAAACATGCAAAATATGAGTGCAAATATAGGCTTTGTAAAAAAATGAGGGGAACCACTTATACAAAGGCTGTTGCAAAGGTTTTTTGATCAAAATTTATAAAATAGCAAGTGAATGCAAATATAAAaaggttgttggagatgctctaatgggTCTAATTTTGGCGCTTCGCGTAAGATCGATGGTGTGGACCTCCTGGCCCTTTTGGGGTCCGCTTTGCAAACGTTtcgacctccttttttttttttttttgaaaagatgCACACATTTCGATCCGTGACTGACTTCTGGGGTTGTTCAAACTTCAGATGAGCTACTTGTGCTCAAAAAACTCAACAACAGAAAATCTTCTGGTAAACAAATAGATGAACTCAGAAACAAAAACATGTACCCTCCTAGAAAGGAAACAATAACATGTGGTTCTAAGAATTTCATTTTCTGCCTGTCATATCCGAATCAAGGAACTTCAAGTTCTGAAAATGAGAAGGAGAGGGCCCGAAATAGATGAAACATTGTAAACTTCTAACAACATTCTACAGATCTACAGTTTCCTGAAGAAAAAACTTTTGCATTTACaacaattttcagtaagtttttAAACTTCACCATTTCTGATTATAATTTTCAGTAAGGCAAGGTCGGAATGACAACCCTCCATGGTTATAAAGCCTCACACAAGATTGTTGAAGAAAACATGAGATGCATCTCAAACATAAGATACATAAACAACTCTGAAACAGACAAGTTACTTCTTGCAAAACCAGTACAAATCACCACACCTAGGTACATTTCCTAACAACAACAAGATAAAAAAGacaacacaccaccaccaccaccaccccagaTCAACAACTGATGATCTCTATCTCCTACCAACCGAACTCAGCTCCAAGATAGAGAAATAATAATACAGAGGGGAAATCTCAAGAGAAACCTAACCATATCCATCGAACTTTCTGCAAAAACACCTACGGAACCCCAACAGAACCCTGATTGCCTCCAACAGTTGAACTGCCGCCCCAGCCTCCTCCAAAACTCCCAAGCTGTCATGTCAccttactcacaactcaacagaCAAAAAAATCAGCAGCCATTTGCAACAGCCAAGCTTGCGGCTGTGGGGTTAGCATCTTTCGGGGCAACACCAGTCACGGCAGCCGCCACCACATTGTCTTCCGCAGCAGATTCTTCCTCTCCGGTAACTTCAGGCTTCTGTGGTTCCTGCGCATTGCCAGAGTCATTTTCAGCATTGTCAACAGTAGGCAGCAGCTTCGGGCTCGTGATCTGCATAACCACAAAGGTAGTTTGAATGAGTAACATGACAGTTTTAACAACTTCACCCTTTCTAATAGTAGGTGATAAGTTGATTGAATCAGGGAAAGGACCGGCTGAAAGGAGGTCATGCAAACTACCAACGCGGAAAATGGAAGTCCTTGCATTTTACAAGGAAGGCGGCTACAAAGTGGTCAcgctatacacacacacacaaaaaaaaactaggaacattctgaaatggcatataacCACAATGTAAGCTAGCACAATGAATAACCCTTCAGCAGATCGAAGAGGCTCGCACCAACAAACTAAACTAACGTGCTATGCATTTACCTTCTTCAGTTGATGCTGCCGCTGTGATTTCCTCTCTTGCATTATCTTCTCACGGTTATCATAAAAGATGAAGTCATCCAGGATGGATGTTTTGGAGACATgatccttgaaaatcttcaacaccTGAAGGCCTTGCTCGAGCTTGACCTGCAGTAGGTATGGGAAAGAAAGGCTTTAAGCACAGTTTGACTTTGTCATTAGCATGCAAAAATATGTTAACACATGTAAAGATGTGAGAATAACAGCAGCATGCCTCAAGAGTTATCAAGGCTTCTTGGTGTTTATCAATGAAATGTACAGGCACT
This region includes:
- the LOC123452642 gene encoding YTH domain-containing protein ECT3-like, whose amino-acid sequence is MAPAADHAADLLRKLSLDPKGVVAGQGKEAQNKVSAAPNGRLNGVVASPSPQVSSAGQWPAMGQQDYKNANMYGAGADAYQYYYGGWGDYSVYVGLDGAEPLNPGVYGDMYCYPQYGVASSGYDGQQMYGSQHYQYPSTYHQPQTTSTTKPAYKPNAGKSDPLPQKDASAAPAAYQQPGLLVASKANSNSTDSSTGLKKTTYPVKPSGRSASYQNHGDKAAYPSYGGHTQQKLSVGNSTSTASNPKTKGLLGQNLAMGPQTPGYMSSMYSSVMYNANAYGPDYWYGSHLYGSGMYGGWNVPSDGKYKSRGNTYGSHRFGNENIDGLNELKRGPRSTVIKNEQGAGEAAVAPAKGQELPTGDASNTVVQDQYNKADFVETYSDAKFFIIKSYSEDDVHKSIKYNVWASTPSGNKRLDAAYQAAKDKSSNSPIFLLFSVNTSGQFIGLAEMVGQVDFNKTVEYWQQDKWTGCFPVKWHIVKDIPNTLLKHIILEYNENKPVTNSRDTQEVRLEQGLQVLKIFKDHVCKTSMLDDFGFYDNREKIMQEKKSKRQQQPLEKIMSKKPLSINNTENQDVDEKQGIMNKKPLSTSNTENQDADAKQGLQELKVLGEKNPVVENGVAAGAVNGVAPTDASPAAAAVGC